Genomic window (Candidatus Nitrosocosmicus franklandus):
CGATTCATCCTATAGAATGATGTTTTATGATCTTGTATCATTTAGTGATGGGACATTGGGTATTGATCTCACCAATTGGATAAATATCCCTGCTGATTCCTTTAGAGTGTTAACATCACCAGAGGAAATTACTCTAAAAAAAGGCGAAACAAAAACAATAGGCCTACAAATTTTGTCGAGCAGTGGAAAAATATCTGCCATCACCGATCTCTATGACTTTTCAAATTATACATCTCTCAATATTGTCATGAAAAACAAAAACGATAATCTTACAAATTCCACAATTGGAGGTTCAACTACTGAACCAGTTCAAATCGAAATTAGTGTTCCAAAAGATGCCAAAATAGGGACATATACTATTCCAATTACAGCCAATATTTCATTTGGATCAAATTTTCCATCAAACTTAATTGATTTTAATAACGAATATCCCATAATTATAGACACCAAAGGATATGAAATCAAAAACGGGAACTTTACAGTAGACGTAGTTGAACCCCCAACATTTCAAGAAGAACTGAAAACCTTTTGGGCAGCTTATGGATCAATGATCACATTAATAGGAGCAGGATTTGCAGGAGGGTTGTCATCACTCTTCTTTGAATACATAAAAGAAAGAAGGGGCAGGAAATCAAACAAGAAGTAGTTTTAAAGCTCGTATCTAGATTCAGTAAAAATCGCAGTTTTGACAATGAACATACCATCGAATACGGAGGAACTGACTGGACCAAATTTCAGGAATTTAAGACGCTAACCTCTAATGGATTTTTTATAAATTTAGTTCCTAACCGAAGATCACATTCTACGTAATAGCATGGTTTTAAAGAGATATATGAGTTCAATACAATATAATACGAAAAATTGAAGATAGACAAGATTATGATAATTTTCCAACAAACAATATATTTATTTCACCAAATAACTTCAATTAAATAATCCAATCTCATAAATAGATACATTATTATTTAGATAATGATAATTATTTGTATTGAATGTAAATCATTTCAAAAATGACATTTATCACATTAATGACAAGAACAAGAATAATATTGGTCTAGGCGAGAAAATTGGTCTTTTTGGAGTTGACATAAAGATATTGGTTACAGGAGATATGACAGATAACAAATATTCATTGATAGAATTAACTTTTCCGGCCGGTCCTGAGAAAGAAATAGAATTACATGAACATAGCAAGGAAGACGTGACAATATGCGTCATAGAAGGCAAGTTTGTATTTAGATATGGTGATCAAGAAATAAAGAAATCATTTGGAGAAGATGATAAACCGTTTAGGCTTGAAAAAAATATACCTCATTCATATAAGAAAGTCGGAGAACAAAGAGGGATTTTGTTAATGATGTTTAGGCCCGCAGGATTTGAACACTTTTTCCATGATATTGGACAATCTCCCGTTATGTCAGCTACTGACAAAAACACAGACGAAACTAAATTACAAGATGGACAAATAGAAGAAGATGATAGAGTACTACTACACTTACTTGAAAAAAAATATGGAGGAAGATTTGTGTTCGAACAAGATCAACAAAATACCAAGAATGTTTGAAACTAAAATATAACCACATTAGAATGATGAAAAGATCCTATAAAAGGTTAGGCATGTTGGATTTCTAGCAGTAAAAGGATCCTTGGAGTAGATTATCATAACACATCAGAGGAAAAAGAGAACATATAGGCATTTTCAAAGAGAATACAAAAAAAGTCATTCAATATAGATTGTAATCAAACATTTATGGCCGTTTGAAAAATTACGTGAATTGAATAATATTTTGAGTAAAATATCAAAAATTATAAGAAATGGGAGGGTACAGTACATCTACATGAAGAGGCAAATCATCAGATAAAGGAAATATCGATTATCAAATGGGGTGATAGGTGATAAGGCTCTGTTCAGTTAACATGTTTTATTTCTCTGTTATGATAGTCAATAAATAACCGCAACCAATTGTGTACATGCTTCAACTTACAATTCTTTACTCTGCAAGGAAAATAGTCATCGAAACTTTCGGTTCTATCCTTGATATATTGCATCGTTCTTTCGATTACACTTTTCTCGTAAGAGGAATGAATATGGTGATCGAGTTTGAGAAACTGACAAGCCATGGGATACCAAGTCCCACCATCTGTAGAAACTGGGTGCTTTCCATGAACTTTGATCAAATTAGAAAGATATCTTTCTGCAACAAACATGTTTCTCTCTTTGGATATAGAAAGTGCGAGGATCTGTCTGTTTGCAGGCTCTATCGCCACCCAAAGCCAGATGTATTCTGACCCTACCTTCAACATTGTCTCGTCTACAATATATTCTAGAATTCTTCTTCTTGATGCTTTCAATTTTTGAGGCCTGTATTTTTGAATCCAATTCCAGATGGAGACATGGTTTCTTTTATACATCTGAGACAATCTTTCCGAGGCTTTTCTTAAAGATAAACCTGAAAAGTACAAATGTAAGCCATAATACACATACCTTGAAGGTGTTCTGTTTCTGCTAATCATAAAAGAAATAGGACATCTTCAAGCTATAGGTTTATCGTTAAATGAACAGAGCCGGTGATAATGATGTG
Coding sequences:
- a CDS encoding DDE-type integrase/transposase/recombinase, translated to MISRNRTPSRYVYYGLHLYFSGLSLRKASERLSQMYKRNHVSIWNWIQKYRPQKLKASRRRILEYIVDETMLKVGSEYIWLWVAIEPANRQILALSISKERNMFVAERYLSNLIKVHGKHPVSTDGGTWYPMACQFLKLDHHIHSSYEKSVIERTMQYIKDRTESFDDYFPCRVKNCKLKHVHNWLRLFIDYHNREIKHVN